The genomic region AGTATTTGATTACTTCTAACAAGACATGCCTATTTAAATAAGGATGTTTTATTGTGCACTTCCAAGCCACTTTTGTTCAGTAATGAAATAACAGTTTAGATTACAGAGGGCCTTGGTAATTTGTGTGAAGTTGTTCTCTAAGCTGATCAATAGACTCTTCCTGTGGTTATGGTCAGTAAAAGGTGGtcttataaaaaataaatagaccAATCAGCTCAGGCAGTATCTTTCAGGCCACTTTATTCAGTTGGACTTAATGCCTTGTTTAtggtatgtgtgtttgtgtgtatagcATGGGACAGAGGAGGTCACatctgaagaagaagaggaggaggagatgggagAGGTAAGTTATCATTTTTGTCTAAACACCTAATATATTGCTCTAACAAGGCTGTGCTAGATGCTCAGTAACATGACACGTATAATTTCCTCCCATATTAGTCACACATGATTTGAAAGATGAATGTTTAAGCTGTTGGTATTGCATGGTGATATGGTATGTGGTTTAGAAAAGCATATCTTTCAATAAAGATGCCAATGTTTAAATACCTTTTGATTGGTATGGCTGTCCTCATCCTCCCCCAATACATAAAcatgatcattattattattattattatcatttttaagtttgatttgatttggatCTCGTCATCCTGGATATTGGCAAGCTAATGTTAATATGTCTTTGTTACAGTGTTATTCTAGTCATCATGGAAGTTTTGTCACATCTCTTTTGAGCTTGTGAGCTCTTTTTTATGTTGCATATATTGCTGaagaaaaatttaaaatgtctaaaatatcaaatatgaaccaacaGGACATAGAGGATCTGGACCACTATGAAATGAAAGAGGAGGAGCCTGTGGATGGTAAGAAATCTGAGGATGATGGCATTGAGAAGGAGAATCTGGCCATCCTGGAGAAGATCCGAAAGAATCAGAGGCAGGACCACTTAAATGTAAGTCTTTATTCTGTTgagaacatacagtatatttttgGGTGCTTAGGATCTTATGGTCGATAACATATTTTACCTAGGAGATTTTGAAGAGGAAAGTtaagaaacatggcagtgatgCGACATTTTGTACACACAGTATATCTGACTGGAGGTTTCTCGTAGCATCTGCGCCTCAATGCAGCATAAACTTATGAGGagatttgtttttcctctgagaAATGGTTCTCAGTTTGCTCATCATTCTGTTCAGTGGGTCAGCTGTGGAGCTGTCTTGGTACGTGAAGTGTGTCTGAAATACATTTATATCTTTGCTATGGACCCGGTGCACTAATTTTACCCGTTTTATATATAGATTTTTTGAGGATCAGTGAAAGATTCTCTCCAGGGGCGTATTGATATAAATATTGATGTCTCGTGGAATAAGGCTTTACCTTTGATGTTGGCCAACATTAAGTACATATGACAGCTTTACCCTCATGGTGAATTGCAAAGCATTGTGtcctttgtctttatttttcctgttgttgttttgaattGTTGCAGGGAGCTGTGTCTGGTTCAGTGCAAGCCTCCGACCGCCTGATGAAGGAGCTTAGAGAGATCTACAGGTCTCAGAGTTACAAGACAGGTATGCACTCTGCACAGTGGTCTGCTCTTTGTTGATCTGAGTGAAAACATACCATGCAAACAACACTACCAAAAAATGAGCATACCTTCAAACCCTCACTAGGGCTGTAACAATCATGCAATTGTAGttgtcacacaaaaaaatgcattttatgcCTCACACCCCAACTAGAATCCATGTTGTTAATTTTAGTGGCTGCTCATTAACATGATGCGATTGTTGGCAAAATAGTGTCAATCTCTGTCAGTTAAACAGTTTGCTGAAATAATGTTTCACCTCTCGCTGTGCTGCACatagatttattattttttttttaagttttaaaactCTTGTATAGGCCTACCTAATGTAAAGGAAAAGTGGTTCAAAACTTAATGTAAAAGGAAGTTTGAATTTATTGCATCTGGTAAACACAAAGCTATTGTTTACTGCTCCAGACTGTGGTCAGGAGGCAAGGGAGGGGGGCTTTGTTTTGCCTGCAGGGCCACAGTTGATGCTCACTTTGGGGCTAACCCCCTTTATCCAGCAGTTATGAAGCAAGATACAGGAACTTTCTTGGCTACTGAGAAGCTGAAATGTTAATTCAGAGACAAAGTGATACCTAAATCGTTCATTTACTACAACGCAGCTTTACTGTTAATGTCTTCTCTGCTTTGACAGCCATCATTTGTCACTCTCTCGACCACACACCGCTCCTGAAAGAGCCCAATCTAGCCTATAACGTAATGTTTCATACAAACATCTTAATGTGGATTATATCATTAGTGGTTTGAAAGGGCTGAACTGCACCTTAAAAACCTTCGTTTGTCTTCTTCTGTTGTGCAGTAGTCAGGGACAAAATAAAGTGCAGAAAGGGAGTGCACTGATAAAAGTCCAACATGGATTACGTTTGCACTTTTTAACTCTTTGCACTACAGCCCTGTAATATATCATATGGAAgcaattaaaaataattcagaCTTGTTACTCTAATCTGAATCTATTTTTGTTCTCTGTGTGCGAGTCCTCCCTCGCCTCACCATACAATTATCTAATAATAAAATCTGGATGGACATGACAACGACTAGCATAACTTTCCCCAAAGCTGTCAGACACAATCTTGCACCCGTAGGGGAGACTCTCCACTATAAATCAAGAGGGCTGTTATCAGCACCTCTCTGTTATCATGTTACTTCGGAAAGCAACAAATATGGTCTCATATGAGGTGAAACTGAAGAATCTGCCCAACAGCTCTTTCTTTCCATGTCTTGTCCCTGACATTTGAACCTTGTGCTTGGGTTGCGCGTCTACCAAGCTGATGCAAAAATTCACTTTTTATCCGTTGCCACCTTTGTAACATTGGCTTTAAATTCTCTTGATTGTAGAATCCAATGATAATGTGAAATGATTGCGGTTAGATTAAATAAACAGGCCCACCCTTCACACACAGTAATGCACTGGATGGGATAGATGAGCATTGGTGAACATGAACAGTTGAGTGTGAATGTAGTTCTGCAGAATTCAATAGGCACTTCACTTTTAATGACTTGTCCATATGAAGTCATTGTCACACTCGTGGGTGTGGTGGCAGTACTGTAGGTTACTACACCCTTTTACTGTGACTTGCAACCGtctcttgtgtgtttttagttATAGCTATAAGCACATTAACACACTTTCCACTGCAGTTTAAATGAGAAAAGTGTCATTCCTTGAAAAATTAGCAAAAATCCTTTATAAAGTCCTTCATTCTGCATAAATTCTCCAAGTAATAGCTGCAGAATTAATGGATAGTTCTGTGAGAGTGGAGGTACCAGTTAAAATACAGATGTTGCATTGCCTTACTGCTTAACCTCTcagtttaaaaatgtaaagggAGATTAAATCATTGCAGTTTAAACTAGACCTTGCACTGAGAAACATCTGAGAGCTCATGTTTAATCAATTTGTTTTGCAGGCATCTATTCAGTCGAGCTTGTTAACGACAGCCTGTATGAGTGGCACGTTAAACTAAGGACGTAAGTAACTTGAGTCACGCATTATGTTTCTCCATGTCAGCATAAGCACGGACTGACTGCATAATTTGATGACCAACAGGGTGGATCCAGATAGCCCCTTACACAGTGATCTACAAGTCCTAAAGGAAAAGGAAGGAATGGACTACATTTTACTAAACTTCTCATATAAAGTGAGTAAATTTGACTCTACattaatgaaaaatgaaataccATTTGGAGTCTTTTAAGTCTGTAAATGAACAATTTTTGCTGGTCCTGCTCTACAGGATAATTTCCCCTTTGATCCACCATTTGTGCGGGTGGTTTCGCCTGTGCTTTCTGGAGGGTGAGTGTATTTAACTGGTTCACTTCTTTATCAATTTCTAAGTTGAGGCTGAGTCTTCTTTGCAGGATGActtcattgtgtttttctggcacctttttctctgataatttttttctgtcctttctGTAGTTACGTCCTTGGTGGAGGTGCCCTGTGCATGGAGCTTCTCACCAAACAGGTttgtaaaatgctttttaaaagccataaataaatgtgaatttCCATTGAATGATATTAAATATAACTCTGGATTGTATTTGCatatgttttacattttcaaaatctgCTTTCATTGATACTGGGTTTTCTGATTGCAGGGTTGGAGCAGTGCCTATTCCATTGAGTCTGTCATCATGCAGATCAATGCTACTTTAGTCAAAGGAAAAGCCAGAGTGCAGTTTGGAGCCAATAAAGTAAGTGAGAATGCGTTAGAGATTTCTTTTCAGCTCAGGAAGTGTCCTGTGATAATGTTCAGCCCACAAAATAAATGATGTGGACCACGGTGACAGTGCTTTGACACAGAGGCCTGGATCCCTGCCTCttgaggcccagacacaccaaaacaacatttcagaacAAGCAGCGACAAAGGCCAACTGTTGCTTCGCCTGtttctcggccaaaaagttgcacatgaacacaccgcaaagactacagctgatgGCCAGCCAGCACATACGTTCTGTGCCAGCTTGAGAGATAAACACTCTCCACACCACCAGACGGCGGTAGTCTGTAATCATCATTCAAAGAGGGAAACCGGGAGACTGTCATGACGCATGTTAGCCAGTCTGCACAAAGAACAAAGCATGCGCCAGTGAACACTGACACGAACCACCACCAAAAGTTTTTGTTATAGCtctatggtaaaaaaaaaaaaaactatcttACCTTATTTAACAAGTTTGATTTgatctcacaccctcttgactttagctgtttgtttactttcctcacttccatttctcttcctgTGCCCTGAGCTAAACTGCTAATAAGATTGATTTCATTCTCTGACGGGCTCCGTCATCTCTGACACAGAtccaacatgctgaatcagctggaAAAAAGCCAACAGTGCAGgtcacactgcaaagactaggGCAGCAAACAATTATCGACGGCCAACCagtggcttggtgtgtcagggcctcaCCAATAGCCTGTTGTGCTGTGTAAGAATCTCAAGTTTCATCAGCCAAAGctatttgtgtgttgttttttaaatacaattGGAGGAGCGTGGGAGGTGCAGCTTGTCACCATTGGCATGGCTGAGGTAGATGCTTATCTTTTTGTGCTGTCACTTGTACTTGTCATGCTCTCTTAATGAAACCTAATCTGGCAACAAGCTTCTCTCAGAGTTCGATAAGTTAAGTACCAAGGCAGCATAGATATTTAAGCCCCTCTGAGAAGCTCATAGATGCAAATCCCATTTTAGTGTGTCATGTTTTGATGTAGACTTAAATTAGATGATGTTTCTCACTTTTTTAGTTTCATGTGTTTGGCTTTCATCCTTTTTCAATCTGATAAATGCTGGGGAAGCCTAACGTGCAACTGGGATAAAGTTTATTAGGAaaacatacatgtttttttttctctttacaaTTTGATCTCTGCACTGTTTCAGTGCTAAGAAGTACTTTGATCAGCTGATTACTGAGTGTCTCTTACAACACCcactgaaattattattttttcccttGGAGAACCATGAGCAAATGGGTCACTGCTTATTTTTTTGGCTCTTATTGCATAATGTCAGCATTGTAGTGAGCATGTGAGGTTATTTTCATGGGAGAgcaatttgtatttttgtcaacCGTAAAATTGGACCCCTAACAGTTTTCACTCGAGGCCTAACAGGACTTAAATGTTAGCGGGTGTTTTTCAgatgaaatatttgttttgaatGTCGTTTAGAAAATGTGTAAATTGTACAGCTGTATTATAGCTTTAATGGAATAGACTGGATGCGTTCTGGCAGAGTATAGAAAATAGACTTAAGGCATAAAAGCACGCTTCATTTTGCAGTTTTGCATGTATAGCTTGAGTGAAACACAAGCCTTTTACATGGTCTGTGTAAACAGCTGTATTGATACAGATAGGAGTGTATCGGTTTTAGACACACGTGAGAAGGACAACTGAGAAAATGCAGCTCAACACCTCCTGTGTAGGTAAGCCGTTACCCTAGTTATTGTCTGAAACTTTAAGCCCTCTTGGCCAAAAATTAGGTTTTTCCTGGCAGCTACCCTACCCCCAAGCTGACATAAATCTACAGAGCCGTGTTTCCATATTAACAGATATTGACACCTGTTGACCAGTGGCACCAAAATACCGAAAACGAGGAGTATGTGGCTCATAATTTGTGGTATGCGAAGAATGTTGTGCAGCGGCCAATAAGATAGTAAAGAGTTTTTAGAGACCATGCATTAACCAGTGAGGGCATAGTGGATTTTTGTTTATGTAATAGCCCTTTGAGACACAGTGCAACAATGGCACCACTGCGCTCTGATACCTATTCGCATCGTGCCTTTGCAAAAGTACTAAACCCTGTCACATTAAGAAATTACAGCATTTCAGTTCTGCGACAGGTCCGCACTGcgttaagtttttatttttttctggttacaCTCTGCTGAATTTTCCTGTAACATGCTCTTGTAATGGTTGAATTCTCTGAGAACGATTTTCGCTGGATTGAAGGCAGCCGAGCAATTTTAGCAGTCAGCCATGTTTTTTAATCTGACAAAGGTCTTAACGTAACCAGAATTTGTGGCTAATTAGTCCACCCTAAGATAGTCAGGAACTAGATAGCATTGTGCAGTGGATGAACTTAGGCTATCAGTTTTATCAAAGCCATAGTATGGAGCTGTAAACATTGCTACAGTCTTGATGAAGTGAACCTCTGTCATATAGATTTGTACAAAGTCTTTGTAATTCTGTGCAGTCGCTAAATGCAAAGCCATGCTGAGCCAGGTCTTTTGTGAATGGTGATAAGCAGGTGTGTGTGAAAGCAGTCTGGTATGAATGGTCAAACAAGGGCAGTATGCATGATCTCTATACACTGGGTTTTATTCTTGAAATTGGAAATAGTGTGATAAGCTTTTTTTTTGCGTGTAGAAAACAGCTGCCATTGCTGTTTCCTGTTCTGTATTGTCATCATAAACCCAGTGCACACTCTAAGGTTGACTTCATTTTCATCTTTTAATGCAGAACCAGTACAATCTTGCCAGAGCACAGCAGTCCTACAAATCCCTGGTTCAGATCCACGAAAAGAACGGTGAGTGTTTTTGTCTCCAGTTTCATACGGAGTGCATTACTGACCTTGTTTACTGAAACTAAATCCCTCCCATGCATCAAAGCTGGGGGACATTAGTGCTTGTACTGCTGTGTATGAACCAAACATGGATAACACTTACatgcatgtcgtccaaaatattaTTCTCAGTTTGTATAACTGGTAGAGTAGCTCGCAGCAGCAATACATGAACTGTAAGCACCACAAGCTTGTGATTCACTGTCATTCATTCACTCTAGATTCAAACTTAAATAATAACCATGTCACTTTGGCTGTGCT from Epinephelus moara isolate mb chromosome 1, YSFRI_EMoa_1.0, whole genome shotgun sequence harbors:
- the ube2q1 gene encoding ubiquitin-conjugating enzyme E2 Q1, giving the protein MSVSGLKAELKFLESIFDPNHERFRIIDWKPDELSCQFNVTGEKLLIIHCNITESYPSTPPIWFVDSDDPSLAQVLERLEDVRKGSTLLLQQLKKLICDLCRLYNLPQHPDVEMLDQPLPAGPVGQDRKHGTEEVTSEEEEEEEMGEDIEDLDHYEMKEEEPVDGKKSEDDGIEKENLAILEKIRKNQRQDHLNGAVSGSVQASDRLMKELREIYRSQSYKTGIYSVELVNDSLYEWHVKLRTVDPDSPLHSDLQVLKEKEGMDYILLNFSYKDNFPFDPPFVRVVSPVLSGGYVLGGGALCMELLTKQGWSSAYSIESVIMQINATLVKGKARVQFGANKNQYNLARAQQSYKSLVQIHEKNGWYTPPKEDG